DNA from Biomphalaria glabrata chromosome 14, xgBioGlab47.1, whole genome shotgun sequence:
TTAACCTGTCGAATAGGCCGCGTCTCTCTTAGAAATACTCGACGCAATGTTCGTAAAAGTTTACAATTGTCGACACTCACTTCTTCTAACCAACACGAGTCATCCAAAATATTACGTCGCATCCATACTTCATTGAGGAGGAAGATTGACACGCTTTTGTTTGTGCATTTCTGAATCAATTCCTCAGTGGCAGAAAATGACATTTTGTCTCTCTATAAACAGAACTTCTGCATGACGTATTGCTGTAATATTGTGTACAAAATGCAGCACAGAGGTTTTCAAAGAAGTTTTGATCATAGTGGGGCACTTCTCTTGAAGAAATATGATTTCAAAgcagaatttaatttaaatagtcTTTCCACCGAAGGCTTCAGAGTTGACCGCCTTGTTTTTTCAATAGCCAAATTTCTACTATATTCTAAATCGACGAATTAGCTTCTTTTCCAGCGAACGGTGGCATGCAAGGAAACGTATTATCAGGGGAAACAATTTCAATTAATTGTGGTCCCGAAGCATCCCTGGACGCTGTCAAAAACTTAGCGTCACAAAACCTTTAATAATGATTGCTTTTGTTAGGCACttagtttatattattagttagttAGAGACGTATATTGAACTGGACTAGTGACGCTTGAgatattttgggttagagactggaaatcagttagcgataggatTCTCTAGGGTAAAGAAGTGTTTTATTTGACAGAGACTCTGACTGTTGCCTTTTATTGGATTATTGGAttcattgttcatcagtgttgaacACATCTTTTCACTAGTTAAAATCGATGTGTGTTGATTATGTGCTGTCGTtcaactacattgaatacacccgaacaagaaACCCAAACGCTTGCTGAGTAGGCCTAATTGATTGAAATCTAACAATCATCTACAGTTGACTTCAGTACAGTGGCGACtttatcttcgagtgcacgaccctgcCTGAGCGAGCGTTcagcttcgaggtccggttcgaggTTCGGCTTCGAGGCACAGTCTGAGTCTCTGTCAaataaaacacgtctttacccaaGAGAatcctatcgctaactgattttcagtctctaacccaaaatatcccaagcgtcactagtcccgttcaatatatgtcttctatggtgcggctctaactaataatataaactaaGTGCCTAACACTTTACATTAGGTTTTGTTCatgtgtattttgtatttttaagcaatttCAAAGTGCAGTCCAATTACCGAAAACTGTTACAATGGAACAGcgaacatgaaataaaaatcaAGAAGGAAACGCCGACATTGATCGACTCTCCTGATGATAGTGGGACATTTTAATTGACCGGATATTTTATGAAAGGCCAAAAAGGGACTGCCCTGCCTGTATCTGGTCTGGACGTCTAGGTCACCTTAATTGAATAGGCTGTGGAAGACGCACGTGATCTTATGCTCCGACAGGCGCgggaaaaaactaaaattaaaggCCGATCTCTATTCAGTTATAACATTTTCGTGAGTTATTACATCATTCGGTgttggatagatccacatggagagcaagcataaaggaagggtcccggattgcagatgggatacacaacagtagtagaaagaagggtgaaaatgcaacggcgcctggtgatttcatatgcccaacctgtgaccgcagctgtgtatcatgGATTGGCATATTTAGTCTcaatctcactctctctctactaTGTCCAGACTTAAATGTTCAAAGTAGGACTATTTAAGGCACCAATAATTCATTCACCTTCTCCTAATTAAtacgtaaataaattaattacatgcCTCCCTCCtatacccccctcccctttttttttttgcctgaccGACACTGGTCAGTTTTCCATTTGTGTTCTAAATGTCATTTGAAATCACAATGCACGGTCACGGGTCACTGACTTTGGCCTAAGCAAGATCATTGTTAAACTTTGTGGATGTGTTTGTCAAGCTCACGCTGGGTCCAAATTTATTGGTGATCAGAATTTAAGATGCTACTGTTGTTGATCTCGTTTTTACTTGGCTTTACATTGATAAAAGGTTcgattgatttttttctcttctaagTAGTCTAAACATCCGTAGAATTTACCACGGCGTAGGCCTACTCAGTATAACTGAAAataatttgatatatatatatatataagtatataaatatatattgtagtcctagaatctagattagcaATGAAACACAATATGACAAATTAAAAGACCCATCTatcattacttcaaaagagataGACTATCTATAATGTTATAtctactagactaactagactagatatatatattaaatctagGCTACATATAGAGCTATTATCTGGCTATGTTGAAGTGTTAGAATTAAAAGGCACAAGTATGAAAATCAGCAGCATATGATGAATCCAGCAACGAATATTTTATGCTCAGTTAATGCTAATAATAGAGACAATAGAGTAATTTATATCACTTGATTCTTTGCTGACGTTAGTTAATGTAGATATCAGCTAATCTTGACTCCACTCAACAGATCTCAGATTAGACTGTGGatagatatagattataatAGCCTTTATTAGTTTATAAGCCTCCTATGTTTATTTATGTGACTTAAATTAATCATACTCGGTATTATCTTCTAGAGTAGGCCTAAATATTGTGCCTAAAAATATACTGAATTAATCGTATCGGGCGTGGGCGacttttacacacaaaaaaatgtgattttaataaatgtaattCAATGATTGACTTGATTGAAGATGTGGAGTAGAATAAGTTCATAGTATAACTTCTGATCTAAGTTAGACCCATCATCTTTGAACAAACATAGAATCtgatctgtaatttataagaaccAATCATGATTAACTTCTAGATCTTTTACATTTTCAGCCAAGCAGTCTCAAATAGTATATATGAAATTTGGCCTAAGTCAGccagctctagatctattacatttacattttcagCCCAGCAGTATCTAATTGTATATGAAatttggcttgaagtccagctctagatctattatatttacattttcagcCCAGCAGTCTCAAATTGTATACCTGGTATATGAAATTTGGCCTGAAGTTTagctttagatctattatattttacattttcagCCCAGCAGCCTCAAATTGTAGATGAAATTTGGCCTGAAGTCCAGCTTCATGGTCGCACTGGTCGCCTCAATTGCACAGTTGTTCGTTTGAATCAAAATGTTGTAAGTATGACATAGAGTCTTGCACTTGGTGAGAATGAAGAATGGCATACTGCCAATGTTTTATAACACTCTTCTGTGAATGAAGAATACTCAATGAGATGTTATAAATTGTGAGATGACATTGTAGGTAATAGCCTACGTTAGACTTATAGGAACTTTCTTTAAATTTGATACAAAAAACGTAACATGAAAGAAAAaaggtttccctttcagaccttgtgttctataggacagatgatgtaaatttaaggacatctgtttctttggctcatggttaacgagggtgtcatgtggccagcacaatgaccaaccaccttttttACTTATCCCCAACTAGtttcaagtacccattagagctgggtggactcagaggcccccCGAAATCTAGAGATTAAAAAATCCCACGATTCGAACttgggacccccggttcagaagccaatcgctttaccactcagccaccacatctCCTGTGTAAGAAAAAACTTGACTTTAATATTATCCAGCACTTTGTTTAGAGAGGAAACAATCCAATTTAGTCCAACAATAATTTAATCATAACTTCTGTCTTTATAAATTCTTCTTTAGTTGTAATAGATCTTTTAAATCCTTGACACTTAATTTAACACTCtgagtaaaaaatatttttaagctttttttttgtgcagtCATGTCTGTAGCTTTTCACTACCTTATTTATAATCTGTTATTTGTAAAATCATTATATTTCTACATTTCAGGTGACGTGGTACCATGTTAATTTCAGACAGACCATTTCTGTTGGTGAAACTATTGAGGTCATGAAAAATGAAGTCATTGGTGGTTTAAAGAAGTATGAGGTTCAGCGCAAGAAACTAGGAGATCGTGATACCTTCATGTTGATCATTCGACGCCTTCGCCAGGAAGATGCAGGCTATTACAAATGTACAGTTCGTATACAGGCTGTGAACAATGACCTATGGCCAACTAAACTGGGCCAGTTGACTGTTCAAGGTATggtatatttattttgtcaaaTTTTATCATCTTTTGATAAAAAACCTTTCCTCCTTTTGAAATGTTATTTATATAGTCacagtctagatatagttttaTGTTTAACTCTTCTctgaaattattttctaaatattGTCATTTTCATTTACAACACTAAAATCAATTCTAAACACAATTCAaagtcaaaatatttgtttgtaactAAACATACAAAAATGTCTGACAACTGGAActgttaaaagtaaaaataagattttaaaaacctacCAGTGTAAGTATGGCTTTAATTCGTGACCAGAACTAGGAAataccttggttaggccaataatagaatatgcatcctctgtttggaacccctcaactcaagaaaacattaagaaactggaatagacacaaaatagagcagtgagattcataacaaatgaatattcacatttgatcagtcgagtaacacctttggtaaaatcactaaatttagaaagccttcaggataaagactcaaaagtaaactagcaattatacataaaacactgaaccataatctttaaatataaaatttaattaaatactcagaaaggcacaaagataaaggcacattcctagtTCCATAAGCtagtacaaatttgtacaaatgctccttcctccctagtgctattagagcatggaatgggttgcctgagctagtctggaaaaccagtgacttggcagaatttaggtcattggttaatatgactaaatgcatgactcgtaggatgtaatcattttcttttttgaagtaatgtttgtattatataagataagataacacaCAACACTATCTGGGCAACTTTGTTATCTAACAGATATTTCTATGTCAACAGATATAGTATATTGtttctatactttttttttctacaacagCACTGTCTATCATCTTCaatagacattttttaaaatttgtttcatgCTTTCTCCACTCATCCATGTATTAATCTAGACCTTAAAATGTTAATTAGGGAATGAATCTATCATTTTTCTGTCATATTCAGGCATGTGTACCATGGTCAATAAGTGTCTCTTTAAGCTTAGCTAAAATTTCTTTCTTCTGTCTCTATTACTGCTAAAATGTCTTAGTGGCTCAGTGTctgtttttatgaaaaaaaattaacactttATGAAATAAaggtaaaatgtttatattcacTTTTGTAGCTTCTCCAAAAATTAGGATAAGTGGCACAACTACCGTTCTGCAAGCTCACAGGGGACATAATTCAAGTCTGCAATGTTCTGCCACTGGAATACCATACCCTAACATTACATGGGTTCGATTAGATGGTGGATTGTTGCCCGTGCTGCCAACACCTGTGGCTCAGTTCAGAGTAAATAAGCTTTTCTGTTTCCATTATTGTAGAAAACTGTTCATTCATCTCATTTTGGATGTTCATTTTCTTAGCGCCATCAGTGGCTTTTTTTAACTTACAGCTTGTGCTAATGAAAGTTTAAGAAGAATTAGCTCATGTTCTTGCAaccataatataaaaataaaatttttaaattcttggaATATTGATGATCTTCCAAAATGTAATGTACCAGTACCAGTAaattttttacaactttttagtGGGCTAAAAATATACTAATATCATGATAAAAAATCATAGACAAAATTTTGAAACATTAGTGGTATTTTATGAACTTTCATTTGCAACAATTCGCTCATTACCCTCTCAGTCTTTTGgcacataatataaaatgcacCTGTTTCTATGCTTTTGACTTATGAGAATGTTATGTGGTCAAAAAGCATGGTCATTAACCATTGTTTTACCAGCcagaaaaaaaattggtatTCATTTGGAGTatttaattgtaaaatttaTGTCTACCAACTAGCATCTTagcaatcttcttttttttttttaataatttttatgtgTGATGGTTTAGGCAAAGTAgttctatatctgagatgatcTGGACAGTTGTTTCCagattgtttgttttacatgtttcggatgttccttcagagttgaagataattacttcctagtccaaacctcccgcaggacgacagtagttctatatctgagatgatcTGGACAGTTGTTTCCagattgtttgttttacatgtttcggatgttccttctgaagatatttacttcctagtccaaacctcccgcaggacgacgggggatgggagcgggcagggtttgaaccttggaccatcgataaatctgaacgacagtccagcgcacaaaccgcacgatcTGGCAGCCATCCAGATCAGCAGCTCtacatatagtttttgttttatagggAGGTTTTGGGTTAGTGTTTTGATCTGGTCACCCGAtagagtatgcagctttgaatgacatggtcagcattctctggtgatgctcctcAAGGGCAAATTTCAATAATCACTATTGTTAGCTTCCATAACATATGTTGACTCATATTCTTTTGTGTCTGGGTCTGAGATGAAATATGTTGGTCATGTTGATACAGCTAATAATAGGCATCATATATTAGCAATAAAACAGTGGTGTTTTAACCCCccaaaaatgtattaaatgttttaaattcatttttttaagaagAATCACCCTTGATACACTCactacattataataataagactCATCTTACATATTTGTCTAACATACaatatgttttctttgtttctagAGTGAACGACTTCCCTTGGTGAATGTTGATATACAGCATATGGGCATTTACCGCTGTGTGGCTGATAATTTTATCAAACCTCCAGCGGAACATCTGTCTCAACTTTTGGTGTTCCATGCTCCAAGAACAAGAGTAGTACAAAACTCTGTTGGTCAAGCACAGAATAGAAGGTTTTCTGCCAAGTTGGAATGCATTGTGCAAGGTAATAGAATACAAATAGtagaatacaatagaatacaaataGTAATTAACCCTTGCTCACATTTGGGCAACACGAggtctgttgaccatctttcttcactctttttgcctttgatagaagcTGATGTGTCGAAAGGAATGGCAAGTGCCTATACGGCCGTATCGCAGGCTCTGCCAAGGTATAGTACTGGGTCCTGTCCTgtttttttctcagggttgactcctcaagcattttcatgtttgggtatagctgcaaggcattAGAGGTTTCAATTAAGAGTTTTTCTTCTCCAAgttttttgtaaactcttcacATTAATACAAGATAAgcatttttctgttttgttctaTAAGCACTTTTCTGTTTTGTTCTATAAGCACTTTTCTGTTTTGTTCTATAAGCACTTTTCTGTTTTGCTCTAtaactaccttttttttttcttctctaggTCATCCAGAGCCAACCGTTACATGGGAGCGTGTGATCAACAATGGACGTGTTAGGATAACAGATAACCAAAAGTTTGATATCAACAAGCAGACAAAAGACTTGCAGAACTTAATGGCCATGGAGAGCTGGTATTCTCTGAAGATCATCAATGTCCAGGCTAATGACTACACGACTTACTACTGTATAGCTGAGAACAACTTCGGTAGAGCTAATTCAACTTTTGTGCTTTTTGGTAAGAGAGCTCATCATTTGATAAAACTGGTACATACTAAAGAAGTGTAATAAGTAAAATTGATAAAAGTCTTTTTGaccttcgttttttttttgttacagaaaCCACTGAATGCCAGGGAGCCAACTGTCCATCTTTACCTCCATCAGCAGCAACGTCAACATTTTCCATCAACCCAGTatttttatttcccttattcattTCTATAGAGGTATTATTGTTATAGATTAGGTTTATTaaataacttttctttttcatctgcAAGAAACCTGGTGATTTAAACAAATTcagaaacaaaactaaaagcaaTGTTTCTAtgcaagacatttttttttgttgaaaccATATTTAAATCTGAAAAAGTGCCAATTTAACATTCCATTGAACATTTGATATACCaatcttcaatattatatttttaacccAAAAGTTCCCACTGCATTACAGAGCCATTTTACAGTCTGTGCCAAACATGGGCAGGAAAGtagtttataatataatataataatattttttttaatttttaaaactttcctATAAGGAGAGCCCATTATGACTCATTTAgaataagaaaaataagaaaGTTGGGACTCCTTTTTTACTGAAAACTGGATTAGTATcacattttattaagttttaaagaactttttgaaaaaacagACCCCAATGTATAAGCCCCCACTAGGTAAAATGAGTattttgaagctttttttttctaaaggtattcaaagtaaattttttttttaaacaagacataattatctatttttaaattgtttatttattagtattgttcttaaattttaaattattatttttaatatttataaacatgTTTTTATTCAGAGCTACCTCTCCTTCCTTCTGTTTTGGAAAAGGATTATTGAACCTGGAAATAGGTGCTATTGGGTTAAGGAATAAATTACTTattaggaaaaaagaaaaattgatgCCTCAGtattatctgtttctatttagtgtttactacaaaataaaaagtaagaTTGTGAATGAgagaacaattattttttaaattgatccaTTTGTATTTGGATCACCTAAATTTTCTAAATCTTCTtctaatattatattaaatttttatatgtaaatatatccaccacaacttattttttttataaatattataataagtGCAGAATGGATGCAATACaacatatatatacaaatacttTTATCTTTATGATGGTTCTCTagtcatatcttttttttagtaTCTTAATGTAAGATAGTATCATGTCACTCTTGAGATCATGTTACTCTTGACTAGCTAGTTCTTATTTTATCACATTAATGAAAGTCAAAATTGGCAGTTAACTAAATGTACCAAGTCTACAAGTATAAATCCgaaattagaa
Protein-coding regions in this window:
- the LOC106055261 gene encoding lachesin-like isoform X3 gives rise to the protein MKNEVIGGLKKYEVQRKKLGDRDTFMLIIRRLRQEDAGYYKCTVRIQAVNNDLWPTKLGQLTVQASPKIRISGTTTVLQAHRGHNSSLQCSATGIPYPNITWVRLDGGLLPVLPTPVAQFRSERLPLVNVDIQHMGIYRCVADNFIKPPAEHLSQLLVFHAPRTRVVQNSVGQAQNRRFSAKLECIVQGHPEPTVTWERVINNGRVRITDNQKFDINKQTKDLQNLMAMESWYSLKIINVQANDYTTYYCIAENNFGRANSTFVLFETTECQGANCPSLPPSAATSTFSINPVFLFPLFISIEVLLL
- the LOC106055261 gene encoding protein amalgam-like isoform X1, giving the protein MLLLLISFLLGFTLIKAQQPQIVDEIWPEVQLHGRTGRLNCTVVRLNQNVVTWYHVNFRQTISVGETIEVMKNEVIGGLKKYEVQRKKLGDRDTFMLIIRRLRQEDAGYYKCTVRIQAVNNDLWPTKLGQLTVQASPKIRISGTTTVLQAHRGHNSSLQCSATGIPYPNITWVRLDGGLLPVLPTPVAQFRSERLPLVNVDIQHMGIYRCVADNFIKPPAEHLSQLLVFHAPRTRVVQNSVGQAQNRRFSAKLECIVQGHPEPTVTWERVINNGRVRITDNQKFDINKQTKDLQNLMAMESWYSLKIINVQANDYTTYYCIAENNFGRANSTFVLFETTECQGANCPSLPPSAATSTFSINPVFLFPLFISIEVLLL
- the LOC106055261 gene encoding lachesin-like isoform X2; the encoded protein is MLTQQPQIVDEIWPEVQLHGRTGRLNCTVVRLNQNVVTWYHVNFRQTISVGETIEVMKNEVIGGLKKYEVQRKKLGDRDTFMLIIRRLRQEDAGYYKCTVRIQAVNNDLWPTKLGQLTVQASPKIRISGTTTVLQAHRGHNSSLQCSATGIPYPNITWVRLDGGLLPVLPTPVAQFRSERLPLVNVDIQHMGIYRCVADNFIKPPAEHLSQLLVFHAPRTRVVQNSVGQAQNRRFSAKLECIVQGHPEPTVTWERVINNGRVRITDNQKFDINKQTKDLQNLMAMESWYSLKIINVQANDYTTYYCIAENNFGRANSTFVLFETTECQGANCPSLPPSAATSTFSINPVFLFPLFISIEVLLL